The Vanessa cardui chromosome 9, ilVanCard2.1, whole genome shotgun sequence genome has a window encoding:
- the LOC124532297 gene encoding protein AAR2 homolog, which translates to MDQETAKKLLVEGGTFVFLGVPQETQFGIDMQCWNTEEDFRGIKMIPPGLHYIHYSAVSKDTGDISPRSGFMHYFDKKEFVVKMWDKKLEDISKDEISEESIQRLKDNLLNIDKHLAPYPYEIWQKWKQLSSQITGDLAQKLSPQNGLIRASVDLLPMSDKDRPRGNKPKQSIEIDTESQEVQSNDSTPGQSEAKRVRRITEEEKEQAMLPDLKPAPGEAMRFTQIPKDKYPPGSTPGEITQHYLDQTYSLDLMIAQHDEPLHIIGELQFTYLCFLIGHSLEAFEHWKDLVILLCSCDKAILKYRSVYFHFIKTIATQIDEMPGDFLADIVMNKNVIYKKLRYFFRTVFVNKKKIDGQLLSLIERFIENLTQKLKWDFTGLNDYEEDEKPVLVLFDDFVAIDDNCILSL; encoded by the exons ATGGACCAGGAGACAGCTAAAAAGCTCCTCGTTGAAGGAGGAACATTTGTATTCCTCGGTGTGCCCCAAGAGACACAATTTGGTATTGATATGCAATGTTGGAATACCGAAGAAGATTTTCGAGGAATAAAAATGATTCCACCGGGTCTTCATTATATTCACTATTCCGCTGTGAGCAAAGATACCGGAGATATTTCACCgag ATCAGGATTTATGCATTACTTTGATAAAAAAGAGTTTGTCGTTAAAATGTGGGATAAAAAACTAGAAGATATCAGTAAGGATGAAATTAGTGAAGAAAGTATTCAGCGATTAAAAGATAATTTGCTCAACATAGATAAGCATTTAGCTCCTTATCCCTATGAAATATGGCAAAAATGGAAACAATTATCTTCTCAAATTACAg GTGATTTAGCACAGAAACTATCACCACAAAATGGTCTTATCAGAGCTTCGGTGGACTTACTGCCAATGAGTGATAAGGATAGACCAAGGGGAAATAAGCCAAAACAGTCCATAGAAATTGATACTGAATCACAAGAAGTTCAAAGTAATGATTCAACTCCAGGCCAATCTGAAGCTAAAAGAGTTAGAAGAATCACAGAGGAAGAAAAGGAGCAAGCTATGTTACCAGATTTAAAGCCAGCACCAG GAGAAGCAATGAGGTTCACACAAATACCTAAAGATAAATATCCACCAGGCTCAACACCAGGGGAGATAACACAGCACTATTTAGATCAAACATATTCCTTAGACCTTATGATTGCACAGCATGATGA GCCTCTACATATCATTGGAGAGCTTCAGTTTACATACTTATGTTTCCTTATTGGACATTCTCTTGAAGCTTTCGAACATTGGAAGGATCTTGTTATTTTGCTGTGTTCCTGTGATAAAGCTATTCTGAAATATCGAAGTGTTTACTTccattttatcaaaacaattgcAACACAAATTGATGAAATGCCAGGTGACTTTTTAGCAGACATTGTGATGAATAAGAACGTAATTTACAAGAAATTACGATATTTTTTCCGTACAGTGTTTGTAAATAAGAAGAAGATTGATGGTCAGTTATTGTCTTTGATTGAGAGATTTATTGAAAACTTAACACAAAAACTTAAGTGGGATTTCACAGGACTTAATGATTATGAAGAAGATGAGAAACCTGTACTAGTTCTATTTGATGATTTTGTAGCAATTGACGATAACTGTATATTAAGTTTGtaa